The genomic segment TGGTCTGGAAAACATCTGCTATGTTTAAAGGTCTTATAAACATCTTTTAAAGGTTGGCTGAAGTaacaaattttaaacattttaaagtgacAATGAGtgacaatttattatttattattgaaaatattttaatcgCAAAACAGTATAAATAATGTTTCATTGAGGGATgatttgttaggataggacagtatttggctgagtaaaaactatttaaaattcgGGAATTAAAGAGTTcagaaaagttttaaaaatgttaaacattgaGAAAAGCAAATTATGTTATACTATATTTATGGTGTGAAATGTTAAACATTTTCTTCATTGAACATGATCTTAATATACTAATGATCTGTGGCATGAATCAATCATTTTGATGCATAAATAGTATTTTTGACTATTCCCACAAATTTTCAATGCAACATAAAGCTGGCTTATTGTGGTCCAGAGTCACATGTTCTATACGTCTATTTAATGTCCAAAATTTGACATCTAATAGATGTTTTGCAGATGTGCAAAcactaataaatatattttccagATATAAacaaactcaactcaactcaactcactttTACTTCTAGAACACTTTCAACCACCCAAAACtggtaccaaagtgctgtacataaaaacaaaatacatgcaAACAAGCAAGGAGtcaaaatacataaactcacaGCACATTATTACAAGCTAATATGTGTGTTTTAACTGACCTTTGAAATGACTCCAAAGTAGATGTTGTTAAGGAGAGTGGAAGCTTGTTCCAAAGCATCAAATATGGGACGTTTTTTGCTCTCAGGGAACCATAACCACTTACTTCCACTGACTATTTTTTTACTATGAATTTCaatgattgataaagggactaagctgaaaagaaaattaatgaatttgctaccgttttttttttaagtatttaccCGACAGCAGCATTAAAGCTGTATTTTGGTAAACATCCAACTTGCAAATAAAGGTGCAGCTGATCCACCTTTGTTTTTAAGCAGAATCCTCATTTTTATGATTTGCTCTAGAATGGTTGATCGTCACCTGAGCCaaacaataaatctttttttagcAACATATTTGCATTTAACATCTTGCAGTGAAATGTTTAGTTACATTTTGACATCCATAgctgaaaaaaattatacaaaaatgtatatgaaTATGGGTGTATAATTcttttaaatatcttattttgtattcaaGAGAGAAAagaagctcaaacaggtttggagcaagtggagggtgagtaaatgatgacagattcttttcatttttgggtgaactattcgtTTAACACTGCCTACTCACTAACTTACATCTGGATCCTGCAAGAGTGCCAGCGATAATTAGCTTTTCAACATTAAGCTCAGCATCTGCTGGCTTCACCTTCTGTAAAAGTGAAAATCGCTCTGTTAAAAGGCCGTCTTGCATTTTTGTAATACAGCAGGGCACAGGGTGCAAAATTAACACTCAGCAAGTGCCAAAACGTGTAGATAATTTGAAGCTCTTTAAAGCCCAGATAGAATTTTGCTCATGTTAggtctctaaaataaaatctttaaaatgacaataaaaacattgtcaaatcaaTAATAAAGAAGAGTAAATAATTAAGATCAGTTGATGgacacatatttattttatatatacagtatattttaaggtcaaagagcatacattctaaaatattttatatagataGAAAGCATACTGAAGGCAGTTCTGTATGTAAAAGTAAATAAAGCGCCttgtttaatgtttcaaataacttttggGATAATATTATTCATTGTCAAACAcacatttatgtaaaaataaaaataaaaaaatttaatttgtgaGAAGCAATTATAATATAAGTAGTATTTTGGACTGTCATCTTAACCCATTTAAGCCCATCGGCAACTATAGTTGTCGAAGTTCATAGTTGCCATTTTCCTTTTATAAGTAATTTTTTACAtgtaattcatgtttattttctcAATGACAATCAAGCGAACAaccaaataaaagatttcaagaaagaaaaaaggaattgATTTACTTCCTGTCACATGGTGCCTTCAACTTCCTACCTTTAATTCCggggaaaaaaaagacatttttcatgatactaaaaataattttttgcttACTAATGTATATCAACCGAATAATAAAGGTCTCTATAGATtcatccaaattaaataaaactttcagATCTATAGTTTTATGTATACTTTGTCAACAGTTCAAGTAGCAACTATAGTTGCCGATGGACAAATATGTACCTTGTAAGTACATAAATCATGGGGTATATAAAATAATGtgttagtaatttaataaatcaaggttattggtcttgtttaatgattttttgctttcataataccccatctaaacataatcgtttaactgatatcTTTGCTTAAAAGTAGCCTTTTTTGACACACAGAGTAAAATTAACCTCTCTCACTGGTACCACTCCAGCAAAGAGTTAAAATACGTCTGGAGCAGAGTTAAACTATTGAGTGAACAGAGGGTTTTGtctaaattgcattttttttcttcacaaaatgcaGTATCGGGTCACTGAATACCACATTTTTTATGATTCTTGTCAGGGTAAAGATTTTCAAAAGCACCAGGGTCTGtgttttttttgagaaaaattgAGAAAAACGGTATTGTTCACAAAAATACCTGTGTATTTGTGGACATGGCCTCAGGAACCCAACTGAAAACGTAATAAATCTCTCAGAATCTCAGCTCatcaggatcattaaacaactccacaaacagaatCAGCAGCTTTACTTAAATAATAAGCTGTCTGACTATTTCTGTCAGATAAAAGTCTGTAGTGAGATTTACTTGTTTTGTTAGATGACATCATTGTGGAAAGCATTTACTTTTGTGTATTTATACtgttatttactttactttttgaCTTATTCATTTGTCTTTTTGACACTCAGTAGTCTGTTGGAGAAACTAACATGTGTTTCATCACTTTAAGACAAATGGATCAGTTTTTTGCATTTTcatgtttattaaattatatgataGATCATTTTCTGGGGGTTAATATCAAAAGGTTTtctaattttaaacataaaaattgtGTTTATGTATATGAATTGATCATTTAAAAGAAGttgttttgagtaaaaaaaattaaaataaaatctggataaaatgaatacaaaatatgTTCATATAGGACACTGTTAACAAGGCTTCATGCatgaaatcataaaaaaaaattgggcACAAATGGGTTAAATTGTCttttaataaaatgattcatcaaatattttttgttcctaTTATGCctgacacatgttttttttttggtatgtaAACTATTGTTACATTGAATGACATTTTAGCAGGTGACttctttaaaggggacctattatgcaaaatgtgacaacagtgtgtgaatataatcagcttttgtttaaaaatgtattaattttatttttataatgacaCTTCATATAAAaatagtctgcagaaacacttggaTTGAGATTCttcctttgtatgatgtcatcagagggagaaagccCCGCCTATTAGTTATGATTTCTCCTTCGTTAGCTTAgacagccctaagtgagaagcagccgtccaccaTTTGAGTTTTAAATGTCCTGCTGTGCTAAGACACAGGTGTTTATTGCTCCACCCCgttttgaaaagagggctgggaGCACAATTTCATTTGAGGCGACAACTTGGATCAAAGTCTAAAAaaagcagtttcaaagagttataaaacatcatTTGTGTCGTATTTTGtgttgaaacttcacacacacacacaccctaggAACATAAGAGACCTATTTTAGATATTGTAAAAaggagcataataggtcccctttaaataaaaagtatgattgtcattatttatcttcagaaaaaaaaacaattataataatcagaaaaaatctgtaaatattgTGAAATTGTCTAAAATCTAAAACACTATTacccttttatttttttgatgcttgaaaactCCTTTTTAAATTTGATCCTTTATTGGTTCATCATTTGATTTGAGAAAAAGATAACAATTTGAGAGACGAGAAGTAGTTCAAAACACATGTTAATGTAAATCATGTTCAGTTTAATTGTTAAGGGGTCTACGACTGGTGCCCCTGATTAAACTTCACACATTATACAAATGAGTACTTTCTAAAACATAACATGCCTTGGTTCTTTTTGTCTTTGGTTTTACAATATGCAGATAAAAATAGTGACAAAACATTGAGCTCCTCTAAAAACAAGCACACGGAGTGAGTAAACCTGTAAATGAAACAGAAGAATGCAGTTAGCGTACAGTACGTTACATGATCTGCTGTATGCATTGGTAGAGTTGGTtggtttattaaatgtttttaatatgaaCTGACTAATGCAATGGCCTATTTGAATGTGTGGCTCTCAGTTCCACCACGTCCAAAACCTGCAGAGAAAAAGGAGAAATATTTAGAATATAATGCAATATGTTTATAGTTTCACAACTTTGACAGGCATATATAGACAGATTTAATAATTAGGCACAAAAATGTGTTTGGAaatttgttttgaaaatgaatttttGCACAATATACACATTTGAAGGCAACATTTAGATTAATAATATTTctattaataaattgtaataaatatttattataacaaatattttccaagggatgtttagcagagcaagggtattttcacagtatttattattatgtttcttatttttgcttctggaaaaagtcttttatttatttatttaattatttatttacatatttcttttactttgactggaataaattcatttttttcattatttttaaagaaaagcagcaattaaaataaagaaaaaaatgaaggtTAATAATATTAGTTCCCTTtagaaatttaaattttttaaattgccaacttacctaattacctaTCTAttaatttaagctgaatactagtatcttacgaaataattagtaaaatattttgtgctgtaaTGATGGCAAAAATATTAAGACAAGATATATTAGCTTTTAgaattttgttctttaaattgTTCCAttaatctctccattaaacagcacttgggaaatattccagaaaaaaagaatgaaaatttcacaggagggtaaATATATTAGGTTTTAACCATATGTCTTATTGACATGCTAACCATGGAAGCATACATGATCAGTAGGCTGATCAGTTGGCATGATAAccaaatccacacacacaaaaacatgtgacactgactacgtttacatggatgtcagtaatcaaatgatttgccttaatctgaataagacactAATATGATGAAGGTCTTTACATAAGTTGCTTGTTAAATGTTTCTTTCACCATCTCGTTTTACATGttgtagcacataattcgattaacatcattgcatCACTATGATATCTACGCTTCCTCCAGAGTTTTGTATAATTTCGggcatttcatttttaacttgtcgagtttaactgcagtttggcactttcacttccattcaggaacatttcatgcatgccccctgtgacaaacgagatattggataaGAGTATACTGCACACtgtatgttataaaaaaaaaacctccacattttacAATGCAGGTGTCTGCATTCCTTCACTGActctgtaggtgcagagaatagtatcacacagccgtgtgtgtgtatagacaaTCCTGACGTAAAATATGAAAATCTCACACACATGTAGGATTAAGGAGtctacatgtctgtactgcacttcaataatgcatctaaatcagcatactccacatgtcttaatgtgtttttttatttagttcgattatgaccttagtcggattaaggtaatcagaAACtattgtttacatggtagactcttaatcagagtattgtcttaatcttaATAAAATTGGATTATTAGTGTCCAactgtccatgtaaacatactcagtttAAAAATGTGGCGCTTTGATGGTAAATTTGAATCAATGAAAGAGTCCCCTCATGTAGACATTTGCATTAAGTGCCACTAGCTAGCTAGATAATGCAAGAAATTTGAATAAATACATGAGATGAGAGAGAAACTATAAAATAGTGGCCAACTGCTGTTCCAGTCCACACACTTACCGAAATAGAAGATAAAAAAATGCTTTCAGTGAGACGATACCCTATTGAAATGTACTAAAATAGACCTTTGAGGTATTAAAATGCTCTCCTTTAAGGATAAAAAGGTACAAAGTACTACCTTTTAAAAGTCTGACACAGCTTTTAATACGAGAATGTCTGTTTATGAAGTAAAACACTGTTTAATGTAAAGAATAAATGATGTTGGTCCACCGAATTATGATTTCAATTTTCAATAATTCAATAGACCTAAGTCAGTTATTCTACTGATACTATGGTTATACGTCTGTTTTTCAaaacatttgtcaggtttttgacctcaaactgctcctgtgtgtGGCATTACTTTCTTACACATCTCTTCCAAAGCCTTCGGTTTTGGTTTGATTTTTGACTTCTGTAGGTTGTGAAGTAACTCAGATCATTCAGTGTactgatatggagctgtaatatGCTCAAATCCTGCCTGTAAATACTTTAGATGTGTGTTAATCTGAAAATAACTGCACACCTTGGAaagttcatcagccaatcagaatcaagcatccAACAGCCCCCTAGTATAAGTCATGTGATTCTTTAGTTGAACAGTAACTCCCAGTAAATGCATTGTAGAAACTTACCTTTGGGTCCAAAGAGTGCAGCGTAGCATGGGTTGTTACAGTAGGGCTtcccttcatgctgtgaggtgaaacACATTAGTTAGTGCACTCTCTATTAATGGACTTGAACGAAGGCTATTATTCAAGACCTTCGTCAAAACGTAACGCGTTGACAGACTAAACCCCCTGAAGTGTTTATGTAAGGTAAAAGTATGCCAAAATTGAACCGGACTCCATTAAGACTGCCTGGTGCATTAATCTGCGCTCTGTCCCGGTAAGACATTGGCAGTCGGTATGTGTTTTTACTACTGTACTACTATATATTTACCTCTGCATGTGAGCCAGCGGACAGGGTCTTGTTGCATTTCTCACACTTCAGACAGGGTCTATGCCAGTCTTTGCCAAGTGACGTCACTCTCTCCGCTGAAACAACAAAGATAAATATCATTCATTCTGAATAAATATGACAAACACCCATAGATAAACCAACATGGAGTCATATTTGCAGATTTGTAGCGCACATTATTCACAAAATTTCCCAAccgttgtttattttttttaactggtaGATGCTTTAATCCAAAGGAAATATTTAAAGTAGCTATAATGCTTTTCAAAGTTTACCTTACTTATATCTGTTCCCGCATTTCCTGGGAATTAAATATTTGGCTTTAAAGTTAGACCATTTCATTGACACCAATTCTCAGCCTAAATAGTTCaatatgcattaaataattaaagtgaATAATTAAAGTGAATCAAAAAGTACTGTAACTTTCATTTGCTGAacactatatttttttattccttGAATAAAAGCTCATCTAAACCTCACCCAAAAAGACTTGGTGACTTTTGACATGAGTTGACTTGgaacacatacacaaaaacatacaataattaataaaaaataaaaaattaataattaaatgggTTCAGTTCGAGTTTTGAGGGtatttaaaaggtattaaatcTATCTCCAATTAAGTCTTTATCTCTATTTAGGTCATTGTTGTTCTGGaccccactgactttcatagtatggtTCATCAGAATATCCTCATTTGTGTTCTGCAGTGGAAAATATGTGCAGCAATATTCCATTGCAAAGTTTGAGTATATGTAAATATAGCAGGATATGgtctacaacaacaaaaataaataaataataataattccttccatttatatagcgcttttctggacactcaaaagacttttacacatttttgggggaatctcctcatccaccacaagtgtgcagcatccacctggatgacgcggtggcagccatattgcaccacattgcacaccacacaccaactgattggtgaagaggagacagacCAATTATGATTTGGAGACCATGATGGACCAGTGGACAAATTTGCCAGGgtaaacccctactttttttcaaaggacatcctaggatttttaatgaccacagagagtcaggactttcATCCGAAAGACATCGCTCACTGatagtatagagtccccttcactatactggggtattaggatTCACTGAGAcggcaggttgagcgccccctgctgctaaCACCGCTTCTGGCAGCatcctagttttcccatgtggtctcccatctaggtattgaatgggcacagccctgcttagcttcagtggacgaccatgtgagagtcacagagagctagctgccagacAAAATGAACCAGTTGCTTTGCAAAGTGAAGCATTCGAAACAGCAGATGCAGGGACACCTAGACCTTTTCAAGCATTTTGTGAATTTTAAATTGAAAGTATAACCTATAAATGCACTTAGCTTATCATCTAATATCCTTAAATATTAAGTGTCTGCATAATGTGTGGCCTTTTATAAATTTGTAAGACTTATATTTACAAGATACTAATTATACCTTTTATTCTATAAAAGTCTCATTAAAAACCTGATTTGAGTTCAGGTAAATCTATAAGACCTTCTCAGCAATTTGTCACTGGAGGCAATCTGAATGAAGCCATGTGATTTATGTGGATTTTATGCTATTATATAGATCACCaccagggcgaagcagtggcgcagtaggtagtgctgtcacctcacagcaagaaggtctctaggtcgctggttcgagcctcggctcagttggcatttctgtgtggagtttgcatgttctccctgcgttcacgtgggtttcctccgggtgctccggttttccccacagtccaatgacatgcggtacaggtgaattgggttggctaaattgtccgtagtgtgtgtatgtgtgtgtgtgtgtgaatgtgtgtgtggatgtttcccagagatgggttgtggcggcatcctctgcgtaaaaacttgctggataagttggcggttcattcagctgtggcgaccccggattaataaagggactaagccaacaagaaaatgaatgaatgaatagatccCCACCAAtgaatttttaaagtgttttgaaatCAAAATCTCATGACCTTACAAGCCACTGATTCGGAACAGCaggtttgtaaatgttttgtaggTTCATGAAGCTGTGTTTCGAAAGCACAGTCATCACTAACAAGGGCTATACTATCAGCAAACACCTCAATACCAAGTACAATGCTGAGAGTGATGCTtagataaatatatacatttgttcTAGACACTTTACTTTGACAAAATAAAAGAGACAGcagtgagaaaacagcagttaagaAAGGGTTCGGTCATAGTCACGTGGATGTTTGCACAACATCTGCCTTTACAACTATAAAGCAGCTCTCATTGATTCTTATTATTGCTCACATACATCTAAACATGTAATTAAAGACATGAACTGGAACCGATTCTACATCAAATAAGGGCCACAGGCAACTATTATGCAGTCATTACAGACCAATAGTAGGTTGACTGCATTTACACACTTTTCTGAAAAGTTCATGTTGTTCTGAACTCCTGAAACAAATGTAATTGAAGCCGGTTTTCAATTGAATCAGCTTCCATTTCGCAGCTCCAGTTCCAAGTATATCAGGGCCTTGGGCCATACAGATTTGAGCAGACGTGTggatgagtaaacaatgactgaattcaattttggggtgaaatatttttaaataattaaattgtttaaatattttgtcaTCTCCAATTGGAGAAAAGTTTAATTTGACACATTAAACCATACTTTatgtgtcataaaaaaaaaaaaatctgagcagAAAATCCCTAAAACTAAACCTTTGTTTCCATCTGCCCCTGTTTAAAACCTCATACACAACATGGAGAAACCCAAATGACTCATTAGGCTCAAAGTTGTTTTCTTAAAAGGCTCAGGGGAATACAAAGTCAACCAGACATGGCCAAATTAGCTGATTTGCAGCCATTATGCACTTTAATCAAAGCCATGATTAACTTTTAATGTCAACACCTTTCAAGCTGAAGTCTGGCAGATGCCCTTTACAGACCATGATGCTGTAAATCGGGGATCGTTCATTGAGTTCTCCTCTCGAAAAGGATAAACTCATGATAGTGAGAACATGGGTGGGTGTGGAAGCTTCATGCGGGACACTCCCGAAGGAATTTATTCCTCCCTTCACTTATAAAAGGGCCATAAAGAAGTCTTTATCTTCAGCCCTCAGCAGAAAAGATTCCTCCAGACAGCCCTCATGATGAAGACTGTAAAAGAAGTGGGAAGCCAAGACAAAGTCATGCATGCTCGGGCGTCTCCAATAAGAAAAGGTGCTCGACTATGCCTTTAACAAGAGAACATTTGGGCGCCAAAGACTTTGTGAAAGCATGACCACTCCAGCTGAGATTTGTTTGTGCTTTTTGGCACGCAGAAATCAAAAGATGGACTAAGCTCAGATTAACAGTTCCCATCTGTGACGTACATGTGAAAAAAAGTGATGAAGTGTTAGCAAAGACTCCAGACACCAAATAATGCTCCATTCTTCATGCAATAAGCAGAGTGTTGAAGGATAACACATTCACTACATAATTCCCATTGTTACAGACTACTGCCAGCTGCTATAATTGCTCACAACAGCTGTAATAAGAGTCGTGCTCATCCCAGTTTAGACAGTTAGTCatgtcacacgcacacacacatacacaggaaGCTCTTTTGTTTAGTAGTGGACCGTGAACACATGATCCAGACACACTGAGAGAGATGGATGCGCCATCAGTGGTCCATGTGAGAAAGAACATTTCGGAAAGGAAAAACAAGGCAGAAAGGAATGCACAAGAATGGGTTTGGGCTCTTGAAAAGCAGCCAAGAAATAGTCTGGTCATCTGAGCCACACCTAAGACAGTAATTACTTAACTTCCCTCACCCAAATACACAGGGGAACCACTAATCTCTTGCTCTTTAACGGTCTTTATCAACACAAAGTGTTCTAGACTGGGTGTAAAGTCTACAGCATGGAGATTTGTAATCTGAAGGCAGGCTATACTGCTGTTCTTAGTCTGTGAAgcatctgtttttttgttttatttttacataacatAAGATAAAGAATAGACAGTGATAGACTTATTTATGCTGAGAGCAAATTGTTAAAATTAAGGCTAGGGCTCAATTAAGTATGTGAGTTTGGGGTGGGACTATCATATTGATTGACCAATAGAGAAAAAGTTTGGGAAACCTGTTTGAAAGCAGTCATTATTTTTGCAGCCACATTAGATGATGAATAAAATCCCCTTAAAAACACCATACATACTGtaatcatatatacatataaaatttgtgcgatttggggaaaatatctagttgtgatttttttttagcaaatattgTGATTGCGATTTGATTTACGATGTAATTTAAGCTTTAAGctgattttaattaattcaagcttcagctcaataatctttAAGGCTGTGgtaacaattctgcgacagctcttaaaaattacCAATgattgtttggtgtctgtgactttgaaaccaaaatattcccatattacaaaTGCTGGTTTTCTTATatgaatttgtctattaatgcttcagAATAATCCCACTTGTCAGCACtttcctttttgttttctttttttttgtgggtgTAGATcagttgtgcaattctgattgggcagaataaAAGTGTGTTCACTCAGTTGGCTAGTTATAAAGCCAtggtcagatcacatgatttcTGCACGATTTCCTTGACATAGAGTGTCGTAGGAATTCGTAAACAACAAATGGACGTCGTGACACAAGATTTTTCATTAATACAAGATAATTTCTTTTTGTGTAATGTGGAATAGTTCAAGACAACCGATACCCTGTCTGCGATGCGTCAGgacaccatcgcagaaagtctagcatgtttaactTTCTGAAGCATAGCGGACTGGTTTTAAAgatgttattcattattttttttcacatatatatatttatataaatatatattttatgttgcagcctcttgcgattaactAATCTCAACGTTTCAAATTGTGATTCGATTTTAATTAATCACAGTcctaatatatataaattgattaaaaaataataatttataaataaataaataaataaaaataaaaaaataaaaaattatatatatatatatatatatatatatatatatatatatatatatatatatatatatatatatatatatatataaatttgcagTTATGGCAAAGCTATTTTGATTGTGCCATTATCTTATCTCTACATTTATATTTTCACAGTGGATTTTCCCCATTTTCCATCTCGGAGATGCTGTTATTGTTAGATCAAAAGAAAGAGCGGCACCAAAAGAGGCAATTTTATATAATGAAAAAGTTTCTACAAAGGTTTGAAGAACTTTAGAGATGAATAGCAAATGCAGAATGGGTGATTGTGTGAGATTTTGTATGACGGCTATCATTACTCCACAGGAAATGAGCATGTCAATTATAATGGATAAAGGGTAAATGCTGCATATAAACTTTACACTGGTTTGACAAGATggaaaacatatttagaaactggTAAATATTCAGaactatacattaaaataaagatttcatTGTCTAAATAAAGTTACAACAATAGAAACCATACAAAAAAGTGTATATGTGCAAagaatttacatttatatagaatatatatttttaaaatatataaaatataaaatcagtGGAATTAGTTAACtgaaagattaaaaaaacaagtCAGCAAAACAGCAGTAGACTGAGAGCTTCAGTGGAGAGGATTACTGTTTAGATTACTGTCATACACACATTTACTATTGTATTTATCTTTAATACTTCTTGGGTGGAATTTAAACCGAACAGTAAAACTATTTGAGGATTCTCCTCATCCG from the Danio rerio strain Tuebingen ecotype United States chromosome 17, GRCz12tu, whole genome shotgun sequence genome contains:
- the crip1 gene encoding cysteine-rich protein 1, yielding MPKCPKCQKEVYFAERVTSLGKDWHRPCLKCEKCNKTLSAGSHAEHEGKPYCNNPCYAALFGPKGFGRGGTESHTFK